One Methylorubrum extorquens genomic window, CACCGGACCGACCCGAACATCGCCTTCTGGCGCCAGTTGAAGGAAGGCTCGGACCGCTTCGAGGCGACCGGCGAGGAGCCGGCCGTGAGCGTCACCGCCGGCCGCTACACCTTTGCGCCCTCGCGCGATCCGGCCAAGGAGACGGCGTTCACCGCCCTGCACAAAGACGAGACCGACCGCATCGCCGCCCTGGTGGAGGAGGGCGCGGCGGCCGTGCGCACGACCTACTCCGACGGCGGCCAGCACGCCTTCTGGGCGGCGCGGATCCTTCAGGGTCATCCGGTGGGCGACATCAGCCGGCCGGAGGCGCTGGCCTATGCCGGCCAGGAGGTCGTGCTGATCCCCGCCCGCCGCAGGGCGCCGCCCCCGCCGCCCGTTCCCGAGGCCGTATGGGCCGCCTGGATCGGCATGGACAGCCCGTCGCTCACCGTGCGGACCGCTGGGTTCGTGCCGCCCTACGTCGCCGCGACGGCACGCATCGCGGCGCCGGTCACGCGCTACGCGCAGACGTGGCCGAGTCTCGCCCGCGCGGCGATCGAGGGTGCGCTGCCGCCGCCCGATTTCACCCAAACACAGCCTTTGATTGAAAAACTGGCCCAGCGCTGACACGATACTGACTTGGACCCTCTCAAAACGGCGTGTGCGAGCACGCACACAAACCCGAATGGCGGGCCCCCATCTCAGCGCTGTACAGTCGGAGCCTGAAGAGGGGCCGAAGAACAGCCGCGGATCCATGCGCGGATGCGCGCGGCGGCACCGCTAACACCAGCGAAAGCCGGGCCCGAGGCTTGGCATTGGTACCGATCCATGACCCTGCCATATCCAGCCGAGGACGATTCCCTCGTCCTGCGTTTCTGGGGCGTCCGCGGCTCCACGCCGGTCAGCGGCCCGGAGACCGCCGAATTCGGCGGCAACACGCCGTGCCTGGAGATCCGCTGCGGGGAACGTCTGTTCGTGATCGATGCCGGCTCGGGCCTGGGCGCCTTCGGGCGCAACTGCCGCGAGAGCCTGCCGCAGGATATCGACCTGCTGTTCAGCCACCTGCATCTCGATCACACGGCGGGTCTGCCGTTCTTCAAGCCGGCGGTGCTGGACGGCACCCGCACGATCCACACCTATTGCGGCAACCTCGATGGAGCCAGTGCC contains:
- a CDS encoding L,D-transpeptidase family protein, whose amino-acid sequence is MASNTLARADKANAPIPAATLALMAARGTNAASPIVLRAYKKESEIEVWKRNAAGRYVPIKTYPICRWSGQLGPKTKSGDRQTPEGFYTVAKSQMNPNSRYYLSFDVGYPNAFDRAHGSTGSAVMVHGVCSSMGCFAMTDTVAGELFSIAREAFAGGQGAFQFQSFPFRMTAANMARHRTDPNIAFWRQLKEGSDRFEATGEEPAVSVTAGRYTFAPSRDPAKETAFTALHKDETDRIAALVEEGAAAVRTTYSDGGQHAFWAARILQGHPVGDISRPEALAYAGQEVVLIPARRRAPPPPPVPEAVWAAWIGMDSPSLTVRTAGFVPPYVAATARIAAPVTRYAQTWPSLARAAIEGALPPPDFTQTQPLIEKLAQR